One stretch of Glycine soja cultivar W05 chromosome 7, ASM419377v2, whole genome shotgun sequence DNA includes these proteins:
- the LOC114417923 gene encoding protein IQ-DOMAIN 1-like → MGGSGRWLKSLISLRKPSTIDQEKGGDKSKRKWKLWKSTSEGFGIGSSMQKGHGGGGSFVVDDGAFAAALAAVVRTPLKDFMVIKQEWAAIRIQAVFRGFLARRALRALKAVVRLQAIFRGWQVRKQAAVTLRCMQALVRVQARVKARNVGNSQEGKSAGEHCNEADPVKQAEQGWCDIPGTVEEVKEKLQMRQEGAIKRDRTKAYSQSKKKSTERASSNSRAAKSVIPLKNRNLDSKSSGWNMLDLWMAAKPWESRSMVEMYLDSPDMTPVTSKSDHLVLPFNSDQQNGSVKSRSNGVTTRISTNSLTTSQSTPSSSAISSECMHDDSPMSTSCTSGSPSRPSNNNVTVEATEERNACKPSYMNLTASTKAKLKPYRCFSQNAKRIFMDDCVSLSGVTRSSSGFYPSANTWKNLYATPLRTSYQKRYTMEYK, encoded by the exons ATGGGTGGTTCAGGAAGATGGCTCAAGTCCCTCATTTCTCTCAGAAAGCCCTCCACTATTGATCAA GAGAAGGGTGGTGACAAGAGTAAGAGAAAGTGGAAGTTATGGAAGAGCACTTCAGAAGGGTTTGGGATTGGATCATCAATGCAGAAGGGGCATGGTGGTGGTGGATCCTTTGTGGTGGACGATGGAGCATTTGCTGCTGCTTTGGCTGCTGTGGTCAGAACTCCACTCAAAGACTTTATGGTCATTAAGCAGGAATGGGCTGCCATTCGAATCCAAGCAGTGTTTCGAGGTTTCTTG GCAAGACGAGCTTTGAGGGCCCTGAAGGCAGTGGTGAGGTTGCAAGCTATATTTCGTGGTTGGCAAGTTAGAAAGCAAGCAGCTGTTACTCTAAGGTGCATGCAGGCTCTTGTGCGAGTTCAAGCACGCGTCAAGGCAAGGAATGTGGGGAACTCTCAAGAAGGGAAATCTGCGGGTGAGCATTGCAATGAAGCTGATCCTGTTAAGCAAGCTGAG CAAGGGTGGTGTGACATTCCAGGAACTGTAGAAGAAGTTAaggaaaaattacaaatgaGGCAGGAAGGAGCAATTAAGAGGGATAGAACAAAGGCATACTCTCAGTCTAAGAAG AAATCAACAGAGAGAGCGAGTTCAAATTCAAGAGCTGCTAAGTCAGTAATTCCTCTCAAGAACCGCAACCTAGACAGCAAGAGCTCGGGATGGAACATGTTAGATCTCTGGATGGCTGCAAAGCCATGGGAGAGCAGGTCAATGGTAGAAATGTATTTGGACTCACCTGACATGACTCCAGTGACCAGTAAAAGTGATCATCTTGTTCTTCCCTTTAATTCGGATCAACAAAATGGCTCAGTCAAATCAAGAAGCAATGGTGTGACAACCAGGATTTCAACTAATTCTCTTACAACTAGTCAATCAACTCCATCATCTTCAGCCATAAGCTCTGAATGCATGCATGATGATAGTCCTATGTCAACCTCATGCACATCTGGATCACCATCTCGACCATCTAACAACAATGTTACGGTGGAAGCAACAGAGGAAAGAAATGCCTGTAAACCAAGCTACATGAATCTGACAGCATCTACCAAAGCTAAACTGAAACCCTATAGGTGTTTTTCTCAGAATGCGAAGAGAATCTTTATGGATGATTGTGTGTCACTAAGTGGAGTTACTAGAAGCAGTTCTGGTTTCTATCCTTCTGCTAATACATGGAAGAATCTCTATGCAACACCTCTAAGAACAAGTTATCAAAAACGATATACAATGGAATATAAGTAG